Within Astyanax mexicanus isolate ESR-SI-001 chromosome 2, AstMex3_surface, whole genome shotgun sequence, the genomic segment GATGTCTCCAGGGCTGCCAGGGACCCAGTCTGCTCTGCCAGTGTACAGGCATCTTCAAACAGCACCTGCCGCTGGTGAGCCAGGTCACACTTATTACCTGAAGAGAGGGGGGGAAATAGAGAAACCTGTTTAACGAGTTGGGCTTATTGGAGtttttacataataaataatattttcctTTCTGCATTCAAAATGATTAAAAAGGAATAGGATCAGTTTCTGGGCAGGAACCTTTACTTGGATGCCCAAAGGTTTTCCAACATACATAGGCATAACTAAGATCCTGTGGgccaaagagaaaaaatatagccTCCCTATTCGCTATTATTATGTCTCAAATAACCAGGTGTTCTCAAGGactgtaattaaaatataaaattttatgttAGACTAGCTATTTAAGATTTGATTTATGAATAACGATCTATGAACATGGTTCATGCAGGTTGTTAATCTGCTTAAATATAAAAGCATTATGTATCTATAGAGGGAGATCATTTAAGGTAGATGCTCACTGGTAAAGTGTGTTCTGAATAAATTTGAATCTTTTTAAAAAGGCCCAATAAAGACCCAAGTGGCCCAGATTGCCTGGGACTGCCCAGGCACCATAGGGCCACACTTTTTTGGGATGGCTCAATGTTAGAACATGCTGGtaagtatttgattgcattcagccatatACAAATTAACAGGGTCTGGTGCCAATGTTGAAAGTTAGCTATGGAAAAACAATAGTCCAACTCATTGGCAGCATTGGAAGTGGGTTTCTAGACAGATTAAGAAAACTGTGTGAGCTCAGCTGAACACCTCTATAAGCAATTTGTGCAACTTAAAGCAGCTAAATTAGGTAATTATTGAGTATCTCACCTATATACAGTGggcatactgtatataatgtgtattGTGTACAACAGCATTTATCGTAGTATGGTTGTATCagttaaaataatgtataatCATAAGAAAGATAATGATGAATACATCTAATGTTACATTATAAGCACATACACATACCTATAAGAACAAACACTACATTGGCAGCTCCATACTGCTCTACAGCATGTATCCAGTGAGGTAGTGAATCAAAGGTGGAGCGACGTGTCAGGTCATAAGCAATCATGGCCCCATGAGCACTGCGGTAGTAACTCTGCGTGATGGTGCGGAAACGCTCCTGCCCAGCCGTGTCCCATATCTGCATCTGTGGAACAGCACAGATCACTTTACACAGATATGGCAGAATCATAGATGTTTGGCAACTAAAGATTTTGCTGGACAGATTTGACACTCGAGAATACTACAATAAacagatcagccataatattaaaactctgtgacaatatttttttgttttcgaTTTCAAAGAAGAGGACAATGGGGAGACAGCTGTAGATCATGTTTAGAATGTGGCTGGGGGACTTAACTTATGTCAAGTTTTAGGATTGATACTAAGGTAttcttcttgaaaaaaaaaatatgatgtaCACTCTAGATCAAGAAATGTGATAATGTAATGAGTGCCCATCTATgggtgctttctttttttttttttgtacacctTTTAGTAGAAAATAGTGCAGTTATGAATTGCCTCAAATACCACCTTCCACATGAACTGTATTTGATGGTACAGAGCACAGTAAATTGTCAATGATAGCACTCTAATTAAAAAAAGCCACCACCAAAAACAatgtcacacactctaatattttgttggaccacctttagctttgattgcagtaagcattcactgtagcattgtttcaataagcttctgcaacatcacaagatttatttcaagccagtgttgcattaatttttcaccaagatctgaagagaagagaagagtctgaccgctgcacaaagtcttctccagcacatcccaaagattctcaatgaggttaagatctggactctgtggtgaacaatccatgtgtgaaaatgatgatctcatgctccctgaatcactctttcacaattccagcaccatgaatcctgacattgtcatcttggaatatggccggggaagaaaaaaatccactgatggaataacctggtctatattcagtatattcaggtagtcagctgaactcaatctttcagcacatactgttgctgaacctagacctgcagaccaactgcagcagcaacCCCACGTCATCTGATTAGTTAAAGACATTTTTTTGGGCCAGGTAGTGTACCTAATCTAGTCCAGCTCCCCTAATACTATTAAAATACTGAAGTCCTGTAAATTGTAAGATGGATTACAACAATGAATCCTGGGTGTCTATGACCCTGTTGTTGGTTCACTGGTTTTCCTGTTTTAGTCCCATTTTTGTAGGTACTGACCACTTTGCATATTTTGAGATGCTCTGACCCTGTCATTACAAGATTCAAACACTTGCTCATTTGTTTTCTGCTTTAAAACGGACTAAACTGACTGCCTAAAATGTAGCTCACACCCACAGATGTCAATATAACCAAATAATCAATGTTATTAACTACACCTGAcggtagttttaatgttatggttgatggGTGTATACAACATTAGTCCAGGATTTGACACTCACATCATACTGCAACAACAGAACAGTGTTGCTGATTAGCCAGGAAGCTAAAATCTCGGTGGTGGCGGTTGGTCTTTAATGAATTACAGACTAACTGGAAATAGCCcacatttttggaaaattaatgcAGCAGCCTATCAGTGGCAAGGTCAGTATTCCACAGCAGGAACCAGATAAAATCTGCTACAACAAACATTAATCTTATGACCTCTAATCATAAGGTTACTACTTAGTCAGGACTTATCACACTACGTTCTATATATATAACTGGACCTAACAATATTTCTGTTCACTGATATACAGAAGTAATAGAGTAGATGCTGGAAATAGGTAAAATGCTTGATGGAGCAAAAACATTTATACCAGTTCATTCATGTTATTGGGCCCTCCTTTCTTAATAAAAACAATGGGCAATACTGAGAAGGGCAAACATTATTAAAGTTTAATATTGAACAAATATTTATGataatatttattcattatgtttaatattattgtatgataagtcgattATGTAATTATCGTGACTATCGTGCctaattttaaaagtttttttctgcATGATTTGCTttcaatataattttttaaaatttaaatttacatctaaatagattaaatagataattaactgatttttaataattttggtGACAGTAACACTCACAGTGTACTCACCTTCACTCTCTTTCCATCTATGTCCATGGAATGCACAGTGAAATCTACACCAATAGTGTTTTGGTGTTTATCTCTGAACTCTCCAGATTTGAAGCTGTGGATAACGCACGTCTTTCCCACATCACTGTCTCCAATGAAGATAATTTTAAAGAGGAAATCGCAGGCATCCTCTTCCTGTGCTCCTGTAAACTGCATAGCCATGATGGTCACACAGATTGTATCACAAAAAGAGTTACACTCCACCGGTCCCTGTATTTTGCTTAGAATTATCTAAAAATTCATACTAATACATGTTTATAGATCCTTCCTGTTATTCTGCCAAAAGATGAGTCCATCTGACTCTCAAAAATATAAAAGgattagaaacaaaacaaaacaaaaactgtgcATCTAAGCACAGATCACTGCGAGAACTGAGTGCTTCTGCTTTCTTTTCCATCCCCTCATTAACTCAGGCTaaaatgtacacaaacacaccccTACCTGTCCTGGTAGGCGAGATTTCCAGTTTCCTGCCCACTTGCACCACTGCATCTCCTGTAAATGTTGTAAAGCAAACTTAGGAGCCTAACAGAGTGGAAAACATTTTAGGTAGGCGTAGGAAATATGCCAAAACAGAGCTGTATTGttattttataaacatgtatttataaTACAGTAGATTAAGTTATTCAGTACATCCTGCAATGTAAGCTCAatagcacatatacacacacacacttcaacttCTTGAGAGGTGACCTTTGGTCGGCATAATGGCATGTAAACATATAACTCACTAAAGCGTGCCCTGTCTCACTCTAATAGCTTTCTGTCCTTATAAGCCGACCAGAGAATCAGCTTTCAGAACTACATTCACTTCTCTGAAGCACTGAAACAAAGCAGAGCAGGAGATCAGGAACAGCCAAAGCTGTCCATTCAGTCTGGCTGCCCTCCCCCTGTCTGTCACCTCCCTAACTAGCCCCTTAAAACACATTCCACCAGGCAGATCCTGACAATCATAAACTGCACTATTGTTAAAGCATAAACTGTTTAAACActgaaaaaactaaataaaacacagaaaatactaaataaacaaTTTTTCATTACCTCTGGTCCAGCGAAGGGTTTCACTGTGTTTGTAATAAGCTATGACTATGAGGGTGTAGCGACGTATAAGGCCCCCCTTCCCATATCTTCCTATTCATCCACCcacatccacccacacacacacacacacatccacacagccCTGGCGTCAACACAGCTCAGAGGGCCACAAGGCACTGCCGGACACTGGACAATAcacatgagtgtgtgtatgtgtgtgtgtgaaaggcaCATCTGGCATTTAGCCCTGTCTTTGAGTCAGAAGCCTTGTTGTGTCAAGTCACAAAGATGAGTTCACATATAAAGATACACTGTTAAAAGAATATCAGAAATCTGAGAGAACATTTGAAAGATTccagcaaaaaatagaaaatcatatATTAACCACTTCCCCACCTTTTGGGAGAAAACagatattttctttcatttttgtacagtaaaaaaaaaaaaaaaaaaaaaaactaaaatgcttTATAgacttatattttcttatttataaacacttaaaaaaaacccaATACAATAGCAAAGCAAATGATTGACTGATTTCTCCTAAATAGGAATATATGGGCTAATATTTGATTAATTTAGTAAATGCAGTAAAAACACTCCCTGTGCAATCTCTGGTTCTACTGCTGTTCTATGTgataaaacaaaaagaacacacCTGCAATCTCCTTCAGTAAAGAACCCACGGAAATCTCAGCTTGTATGGTCAGCTCTAACGTATGACCAGTTTCAGCTTTCCACTTTCCACAGAATGTTACATTCCCATGAGCATGAATACAGGCTGCTGAAGTCGAGACTGTGAAGTCTTTGTGAGACACAAGTGTAGGAGTGGACCATGCATGGTGCCTGTATGTATAAACAACCATCAAGATCCATTGACTACAATGCTTATTAGCACACGCTCAACAAGTCTGGTCTTTCCCAGCTGGAAGGAATGTTGATATTATACACAGCTGAACTGAACATACCACTGTTGAGAAAGATGAATAAGGCTATCTGCAGGTACTGGGAAATTAAATGTATGATTTAAGGGCTTGATACTATTCAGACATAATTAGGATCAACAAAATGGCAAACACCAATATTTTACAGAATATTAGCAGATACTTTACAGTTTACTGGCTATAAACATAAATTAATGTATCTGtacaaacaaaaatgaaactGTTTTATCCTGAAAACATGGTCCAGTGCAAAACTGGCATAAACCAACTGGCTTTCACTCAATTTACATTTCCAATGCTACAGTACTCCACTTGCTACTTAAAAGCAAGTGCagctgttaaatcagtaagctaagtTGCACATGCATTTaataatttgtaaaatgtaatgcatacaaataaaacattatttggaTTCATGGTATGTGGCATGTGGCATCCAGTTTGGTGGAAAGATTTAAGATATTTAACACAAAGTAAGACCTTTTTTTAGATCAACATAAAGACGTTTTATGGATCCACAGACACTTTGGTAACTGAAAAACACTACTCTAGATATAGATTATTTCAAAAAGCAGAAAAGATTCACAACCATAAAGTATCCAAACAAACTGTTTTATTTGGAGGATGAaacataaaactttttttataaaaagttttACACACAGCCAAATCAAGCCTTTTCCTTATTCTGTTAAAAAACACAtggttataaaaacacattcaTTTTAGCTGCCTGCAATAGAATAACATTTCAGTATGTACGCACCATATCTATTAATCATACAAAATGAAAACTGTCTGACTTTATGGAAAGTCTGAGGAGTTACTTTACACCATTTCATAACTCCACATAAACAATAATTTCTCCACTGGTCCAGTCTTTAAAATGATGAATACCTCTCCCAGTTGATCCGGTtaaacagtgcaacataaaatgtCACCGCCTCTTGCACGCAAAACTAATGGTGTCTTTGGGTTTGTAACTAAGGCATGGAGTCGACTGATATTTTGGTAGACCTGGCTGTTTTCTGCGTGCTGGGTTCTTTCTGGGTGTTGTGTTTTGCTGGGGGACATGAATGGGCTTCCATGGGATTGGGTTCACAAAACTGGGGGATGGGTAGTTCAGATGATCATAACCACCTgaaacaaaaatattttcattacaGATTATGAATGATGGGAAGATGACACATTTTAGATTAAAGACTTATTTGTAGTCCATATTGAATATGGATTTGGATGGAGCCTTCTGAATGTACTGTGATTGTCTCTTGACAACTCACAGACATAAACTGGACAAGTTCAGACATGTGGCTAAACTCTGAAATTTCTAGAGATTATAGTAATGACTGCACAAACAGCACTGAAACATCCTGagacactaaataaataaatttataaaatcttCCACTCACCGGCTGAACCTGCTGATGGCTGATGTTTATGTCTGTCTTTGTGCTTAATGCTCTTAAGCCACTCTTTAAACTTCTCCTCTGCCATCTCTTTCCGCTCTCTTTCCTCCCTTTCTCTTCTGGATCTTTCCTCCTATAAgcatataaaatatttcaaataataaaaaagaaatacatgtaATATTTTATTGATTAGTTTGAATAAGCTATTCTTGAGACTTTAAGAAAACCTACTTGCTCTTTAAGCTTCCTCTCGGTTTCCTCAATTCTTTTCTTCTGAAGCCACTCTTTGTATTTTTCTTGGGCTTTTCTTTCGATCTCTAACCGTTTCTTTTCCTCATGtagcatttcttttgttttctggGACTCCTTA encodes:
- the LOC103034349 gene encoding ras-related protein Rab-19, encoding MQWCKWAGNWKSRLPGQFTGAQEEDACDFLFKIIFIGDSDVGKTCVIHSFKSGEFRDKHQNTIGVDFTVHSMDIDGKRVKMQIWDTAGQERFRTITQSYYRSAHGAMIAYDLTRRSTFDSLPHWIHAVEQYGAANVVFVLIGNKCDLAHQRQVLFEDACTLAEQTGSLAALETSAKENHNVQEAFELMARELIVRSGGLINPDDQFDSPNILYSDSHSIEEEEPLKKPCGC